The window CTTTGATGGTCGCAACAGAGGTAAAATAAAGTGCCGATAGCCAAGCAGTCGCGAATCTATCGAGCGTCTTGTTGTGCCCTTTGAAACAGGTTCATGATTTCTAGTAACGACTTTCGCCCTGGTGTCACGATTGAGTTAGATGGGTCTGTATGGCGGGTGGTGGAGTTTCTCCACGTCAAGCCTGGAAAGGGTTCCGCCTTTGTGCGTACAAAACTGAAAAACGTGCAAAGTGGAAGTGTTGTTGAGAAAACCTTCCGCGCTGGGGAAACGGTACCCCAAGCTAATTTGGAAAAGCGCACAATGCAGCATACCTACAAAGAAGCTGACCAGTTTGTCTTCATGGATATGGAAACCTATGAGGAAAGCCGCCTGAACTCATCACAAATTGGCGAACGTGTCAAGTATCTGAGTGAAGGGATGGAGGTTAATGTTGTAACTTGGGGTGAGCAAGTTCTTGAAGTAGAACTTCCCAACTCGGTCGTGTTGGAAGTTGTGGATACCGACCCCGGTGTCAAAGGCGATACCGCCACCGGTGGGACGAAACCCGCGATCGTTTCAACGGGTGCTCAGGTCATGGTTCCTCTGTTTATTTCGATCGGTGAACGGATTAAAATCGACACCCGTAACGACTCCTACTTGGGTCGCGAATAATCGGTTTTGACCAGGCAAGAAGCATCGGGGTGGGTTGAATGTTGGCAAGTCTTGGGGTTGAGTGTATGACCCGTTGCAAGTTGGCTGTTAATAAAGATAACCTTTAACCTTCTTTCCCGACGCGACGCTTGAGCACATGCTCCGAAAGGGCTTATGCTGTGCCATACAACCTTTTAACCTTCAATCCTCTCACCTTCAACCTTCAAGCTGTTTCTCGCCCCTAGTTCCTGATTTAGTTGTGACATTAGATTTTAATCAACTTCGCGAATTGCTCACTGCGATCGCTCAAACCGATATTGCGGAATTGACCTTAAAAAGTGCTGACTTT of the Allocoleopsis franciscana PCC 7113 genome contains:
- the efp gene encoding elongation factor P, producing MISSNDFRPGVTIELDGSVWRVVEFLHVKPGKGSAFVRTKLKNVQSGSVVEKTFRAGETVPQANLEKRTMQHTYKEADQFVFMDMETYEESRLNSSQIGERVKYLSEGMEVNVVTWGEQVLEVELPNSVVLEVVDTDPGVKGDTATGGTKPAIVSTGAQVMVPLFISIGERIKIDTRNDSYLGRE